A stretch of the Arthrobacter sp. PAMC 25486 genome encodes the following:
- the thiD gene encoding bifunctional hydroxymethylpyrimidine kinase/phosphomethylpyrimidine kinase codes for MSATTLFSPAHEATGTAQSPWKHPRVLSIAGSDPSGGAGIQADIKSISAHGGYAMAAITALTAQNTRGVQGVHVPPAEFLRSQLDALASDITIDAVKIGMLGTAEVMNTVGEWLAHTRPSAVVLDPVMVATSGDTLMAPEALEALLALLANTHLVTPNIPELAALLGQSEVGSWAEAVQQGRELAAAHNVMVLVKGGHLPGEQCLDALVGVDGAIQEFTAPRIHTANTHGTGCSLSAAVATLQARTGDWGQAVGTAKAWLVGALEASEVLDVGAGAGPIHHLHALWATAAPSLDAFSRVLWQDCAPQRQAIFGLDFIKELAAGTLARDRFAYYLAQDALYLATYSRVLARASALAPTEAEQKFWAGGAQNALDVELALHRDWLSHYPLDSPEGPEQEGPELGPVTKHYVDHLQGVAFSGSYGEVVAAVLPCYWLYAEVGRVLHADYLARAGGHPYGTWLQTYADDDFAQATATAVGIMDAAARNGSAAERTRMRRAFAHSAQYEVDFFAAPHQQFAGPGGGVTPSNVSW; via the coding sequence ATGAGCGCCACAACACTCTTTTCACCTGCCCACGAAGCAACTGGCACCGCACAATCACCGTGGAAACACCCGCGGGTATTGAGCATTGCCGGCTCCGACCCATCAGGGGGAGCCGGTATCCAGGCCGACATTAAATCCATTTCGGCCCACGGTGGCTACGCCATGGCAGCCATTACGGCCCTCACGGCGCAAAACACGCGGGGCGTGCAGGGCGTGCATGTCCCGCCGGCCGAATTTCTGCGTTCCCAACTGGACGCCCTCGCCTCAGACATCACCATTGACGCGGTAAAGATCGGCATGCTCGGAACTGCCGAGGTGATGAATACGGTGGGCGAGTGGCTGGCGCACACCCGGCCCTCCGCAGTCGTGCTTGATCCGGTCATGGTGGCAACCAGCGGTGACACACTCATGGCGCCCGAAGCACTCGAGGCTCTACTGGCGCTGCTGGCCAACACCCACCTGGTGACGCCGAACATTCCCGAGCTGGCGGCGCTGCTGGGTCAATCCGAAGTGGGCAGCTGGGCCGAGGCCGTGCAACAGGGCCGGGAACTGGCTGCCGCCCACAACGTCATGGTGCTCGTTAAAGGCGGCCATCTGCCCGGGGAGCAGTGCCTCGATGCGCTGGTGGGTGTGGACGGCGCCATCCAGGAATTCACTGCGCCGCGGATCCACACCGCAAACACGCACGGGACGGGCTGCTCACTATCGGCGGCCGTGGCAACACTGCAGGCGCGCACGGGGGACTGGGGGCAGGCGGTGGGCACGGCCAAGGCTTGGTTGGTGGGGGCATTGGAGGCCTCCGAAGTGCTGGACGTAGGCGCAGGCGCCGGTCCCATCCATCACCTGCATGCCCTGTGGGCGACTGCCGCACCCAGCCTTGACGCCTTCAGCCGGGTGCTCTGGCAGGATTGCGCACCGCAGCGTCAGGCGATCTTCGGTCTCGACTTCATCAAGGAACTGGCGGCGGGCACCCTGGCCCGTGACCGCTTTGCCTACTATCTCGCCCAGGATGCCCTCTACCTGGCCACTTACTCGCGTGTGCTGGCCAGGGCAAGTGCCCTGGCGCCGACCGAGGCCGAGCAGAAGTTTTGGGCCGGCGGCGCCCAAAACGCCCTGGATGTTGAATTGGCCCTGCACCGGGATTGGCTCAGTCATTACCCGCTCGATTCCCCGGAAGGACCGGAGCAGGAAGGACCCGAGCTGGGCCCGGTCACGAAACACTATGTTGACCACCTGCAGGGTGTGGCCTTCTCCGGCAGTTACGGTGAAGTCGTGGCGGCCGTGCTGCCCTGCTACTGGCTGTATGCGGAAGTGGGCCGGGTGCTGCACGCCGACTACCTGGCCCGTGCGGGCGGGCACCCCTACGGGACCTGGCTGCAAACTTATGCCGACGACGACTTTGCGCAGGCCACCGCCACAGCCGTGGGCATCATGGACGCGGCAGCCCGGAACGGCTCAGCCGCGGAACGCACCCGCATGCGCCGAGCCTTCGCCCACTCGGCCCAATATGAGGTGGATTTCTTTGCCGCACCGCACCAACAGTTCGCCGGCCCCGGTGGTGGTGTCACGCCGTCGAACGTGTCTTGGTGA
- the rplU gene encoding 50S ribosomal protein L21, whose amino-acid sequence MVYAIVRAGGRQEKVSVGDHVTMNRVPGGVGSTFELPALLLVDGDKLTTAAKDLANVKVTAEKLEDLRGPKIVIQKYKNKTGYKKRQGHRQELSKVKITSIA is encoded by the coding sequence GTGGTGTACGCGATTGTCCGCGCAGGCGGCCGTCAAGAAAAGGTTTCCGTTGGAGACCACGTGACCATGAACCGCGTCCCCGGTGGAGTTGGCAGCACGTTTGAGCTGCCCGCTTTGCTCCTGGTAGATGGTGACAAGCTCACCACCGCCGCGAAGGACCTGGCTAATGTAAAGGTTACGGCTGAGAAGTTGGAGGATCTTCGCGGGCCGAAGATCGTCATCCAGAAGTACAAGAACAAGACCGGTTACAAGAAGCGTCAGGGCCACCGTCAGGAACTGTCCAAGGTCAAGATCACTTCAATCGCTTAA
- the rpmA gene encoding 50S ribosomal protein L27, which yields MAHKKGASSTRNGRDSNAQYLGVKRFGGQVVKAGEIIVRQRGTHFHPGVSVGRGKDDTLFALDAGAVEFGTRRGRRVVNIVAAAV from the coding sequence ATGGCACATAAAAAGGGTGCGAGTTCCACTCGCAACGGCCGTGACTCCAACGCTCAGTACCTGGGTGTAAAGCGCTTCGGCGGTCAGGTTGTCAAGGCTGGCGAAATCATCGTTCGCCAGCGCGGCACACACTTCCACCCCGGCGTAAGCGTCGGCCGTGGCAAGGATGACACGTTGTTCGCATTGGACGCAGGCGCAGTCGAGTTCGGCACGCGTCGTGGACGTCGCGTTGTCAACATCGTTGCAGCTGCGGTCTAA
- the obgE gene encoding GTPase ObgE: MASFVDRVVLHVSGGTGGHGCVSVKREKFKPLGGPDGGKGGDGGSVTFRVSDQTTTLLDFHHAPHRRGGNGQPGMGDWRDGKDGESLLLEVPDGTVIKDRDGNVLADLVGIGTEYVAAAGGQGGLGNAALSSQKRRAPGFFLLGVDGTEQDIVLELKSIADIALVGFPSAGKSSLIAAMSAARPKIADYPFTTLIPNLGVVQAGDVRFTMADVPGLIEGASEGKGLGHNFLRHVERCAAIVHVLDCAALEADRDPISDLAIIERELDRYDVDMSFAGSDGDVVPLNARPRLIALNKVDSPDGRDMAGFVRADLEARGYRVFDVSAASHEGLKALGFAMAEIVSAARQAVIDTPAKVVPVVLRPRAVNAAAFTIHREERNLEPLFRVRGEKPERWVKQTDFQNEEAIGYLADRLAKIGVETGLFKAGATPGDTVVIGGDNGGMIFDWEPTMMGGAEHLAAPRGTDLRLLDLGDRPTRTQKRQEQQDRRDARAAGRAELETERKAGIWTESTNRNAVKTHVIDADLAADGDSDDTGAAQK; this comes from the coding sequence TTGGCCAGCTTCGTTGACCGGGTTGTTCTGCACGTATCCGGCGGGACTGGCGGCCATGGCTGCGTCTCGGTTAAACGTGAAAAGTTTAAGCCTTTGGGCGGGCCCGACGGCGGTAAGGGCGGCGACGGCGGCAGTGTCACCTTCCGGGTCAGCGACCAAACCACCACCTTGCTTGACTTTCACCACGCCCCCCACCGCCGCGGTGGCAACGGCCAGCCCGGCATGGGCGACTGGCGTGACGGCAAAGACGGGGAATCCCTGCTCCTTGAGGTTCCCGATGGCACCGTCATCAAGGACCGTGACGGCAATGTCCTGGCCGACCTCGTTGGCATTGGCACCGAATACGTCGCCGCCGCCGGCGGACAGGGCGGGCTCGGCAATGCCGCCCTGTCCTCACAAAAACGCAGGGCACCGGGCTTTTTCCTGCTCGGCGTTGACGGCACCGAGCAGGACATTGTCCTTGAACTGAAGTCCATTGCAGACATTGCGCTGGTGGGCTTCCCCTCGGCCGGCAAGTCCAGCTTGATCGCAGCCATGTCTGCTGCCCGCCCCAAGATTGCCGACTACCCGTTCACCACGCTGATCCCCAACCTTGGCGTGGTCCAGGCGGGCGACGTCCGCTTCACCATGGCCGATGTCCCCGGACTCATCGAGGGTGCCAGCGAAGGCAAGGGCCTGGGCCACAACTTCCTGCGCCACGTTGAACGCTGCGCAGCCATTGTGCACGTCCTTGACTGTGCCGCACTTGAGGCGGACCGTGACCCCATTTCCGACCTGGCCATCATCGAACGCGAGCTTGACCGGTACGACGTCGACATGAGCTTTGCCGGCTCGGACGGCGATGTTGTTCCCTTGAACGCCCGCCCCCGCCTGATCGCCCTGAACAAGGTCGATTCCCCCGACGGACGGGATATGGCCGGGTTTGTGCGTGCAGACTTGGAAGCCCGCGGCTACCGCGTGTTTGACGTCTCGGCCGCCAGCCATGAAGGCTTGAAGGCTCTGGGCTTTGCCATGGCAGAAATCGTCAGCGCGGCCCGTCAGGCCGTCATTGACACGCCAGCAAAGGTTGTTCCTGTTGTGTTGCGTCCGCGTGCGGTCAACGCAGCTGCGTTCACCATTCACCGTGAGGAACGCAACCTTGAACCGCTGTTCCGGGTGCGCGGTGAAAAGCCTGAGCGCTGGGTGAAGCAGACGGACTTCCAGAACGAAGAAGCCATCGGCTACCTGGCCGACCGGCTTGCCAAGATCGGTGTTGAAACCGGGCTGTTCAAGGCCGGCGCAACCCCAGGTGACACGGTTGTCATTGGCGGGGACAACGGCGGCATGATCTTTGACTGGGAGCCCACCATGATGGGCGGTGCCGAGCACCTGGCCGCACCCCGCGGCACCGACCTGCGCTTGCTGGACCTGGGCGACCGGCCCACCCGCACGCAAAAGCGCCAGGAACAGCAGGACCGGCGCGACGCCAGGGCCGCCGGCCGCGCGGAGCTGGAAACCGAACGCAAGGCCGGCATTTGGACCGAATCAACGAACCGCAATGCTGTCAAGACCCACGTCATCGACGCAGATCTGGCCGCTGATGGCGATTCCGACGACACAGGTGCAGCGCAGAAGTAA
- the proB gene encoding glutamate 5-kinase, giving the protein MGTKGQDRAATLNSRGEMATAARIVVKVGSSSLTSVAGGISEEALRNLVDVLAQRRLAGTEIILVSSGAISAGLLPLGLSRRPKDLATQQAAASVGQGLLMAHYNQAFTAHGVTASQVLLTAEDLTRRHQYVNAHRALERLLHLGVVPIVNENDTVATHEIRFGDNDRLAALVAHLVKADALVLLSDVDALYDGPPSAGATRISQVDSPEDLEGIVIGSAGKAGVGTGGMATKVQAAMIAAETGIPALVTSTGQAGAALAGQDVGTWFGINGNKRPVRMLWLAHLADLRGRLVLDDGAVRAVGERHKSLLPAGITGVTGDFDAGDAVEISDANGHVFAHGLVNYRHSDLPQMLGRSTKALAKELGREFEREVVHVDDLVLLNR; this is encoded by the coding sequence ATGGGAACCAAGGGACAGGACCGGGCTGCCACGCTGAATTCGCGAGGCGAGATGGCCACTGCGGCCCGCATCGTGGTCAAGGTTGGTTCGTCATCACTGACCTCAGTTGCCGGCGGCATCTCGGAAGAGGCGCTGCGGAACCTGGTAGACGTGCTGGCGCAGCGCCGGCTGGCGGGAACCGAGATCATCTTGGTGTCTTCGGGCGCCATTTCGGCCGGCCTGCTGCCGCTGGGCCTGTCCCGGCGGCCCAAGGACCTGGCCACGCAACAAGCCGCGGCCAGTGTGGGGCAGGGCCTGCTGATGGCCCACTACAACCAGGCCTTCACCGCCCACGGGGTCACGGCGTCCCAGGTGCTGTTGACGGCGGAAGACCTCACCCGCCGCCACCAATACGTCAACGCGCACCGGGCCCTTGAGCGTCTGCTGCATTTGGGCGTGGTCCCGATCGTCAATGAGAATGACACCGTGGCCACTCACGAGATCCGCTTCGGCGACAACGACAGGCTCGCCGCCCTCGTGGCTCATCTGGTCAAGGCCGATGCACTCGTGCTGCTCTCCGACGTCGATGCCCTCTACGATGGCCCGCCGTCTGCAGGGGCAACCCGGATCAGCCAGGTGGATTCACCCGAGGACTTGGAAGGTATTGTCATTGGCAGTGCTGGCAAGGCAGGGGTTGGCACGGGCGGCATGGCCACGAAGGTGCAGGCGGCCATGATCGCCGCCGAGACCGGGATCCCGGCCCTTGTCACCTCCACCGGCCAGGCCGGGGCGGCGCTTGCCGGGCAAGATGTGGGTACCTGGTTCGGCATCAACGGCAACAAGCGCCCCGTGCGCATGCTGTGGCTGGCCCACCTGGCCGACCTTCGTGGCCGCCTGGTGTTGGACGACGGCGCTGTGCGGGCTGTGGGGGAGCGGCACAAGTCGCTGCTCCCGGCCGGGATAACGGGCGTCACGGGCGACTTTGATGCCGGCGACGCGGTGGAGATCAGCGACGCAAACGGTCACGTGTTCGCCCACGGCCTCGTTAACTACCGGCATTCGGACCTGCCGCAAATGCTCGGACGCTCCACCAAGGCGTTGGCCAAGGAACTGGGCCGTGAATTTGAGCGCGAAGTGGTGCACGTCGACGACCTGGTGCTACTGAACCGCTGA
- a CDS encoding DDE-type integrase/transposase/recombinase, producing the protein MDHSFATAWDNGVMIASRRTWWRIAAEYEDQNARPTVPTKRGGKRGTAEKPVLKATGPCQVWSWDITDVYSKWQGTVFKVYSIMDIYSREIVGWRIEEREADHLAVKMFEAAIARYGAPQVVHADSGPAMKSHLLRDALTAHGVELTFNRPYVSNDNPFSESGFRTMKYRPNYPRIFESLEAAREYLTDYVHWYSTDHKHSGIALFSPAQVHDGSWKELWNQRDKTHQEYYEQNPGRFRQRPTTPAPAQHVGINLPKPEEPQKIA; encoded by the coding sequence GTGGATCATTCCTTCGCCACGGCCTGGGACAACGGGGTAATGATCGCCTCCCGCCGCACCTGGTGGCGGATCGCGGCAGAGTACGAGGACCAGAACGCACGCCCCACAGTCCCGACCAAACGCGGCGGCAAACGCGGCACCGCTGAGAAGCCCGTTCTCAAGGCCACCGGCCCCTGCCAGGTCTGGTCCTGGGACATCACCGACGTCTATTCCAAGTGGCAGGGAACGGTTTTCAAGGTCTACTCCATCATGGATATCTACTCCCGGGAGATCGTCGGCTGGCGGATCGAGGAACGCGAGGCGGACCACCTCGCCGTCAAGATGTTCGAGGCCGCCATCGCCCGGTACGGCGCCCCGCAAGTGGTCCATGCGGATTCGGGCCCTGCCATGAAGTCACACCTGCTTCGTGACGCGCTCACCGCCCACGGCGTGGAACTCACCTTCAACCGGCCCTACGTCTCCAACGACAATCCCTTCAGTGAGTCTGGTTTCCGGACCATGAAATACCGGCCCAACTACCCGCGAATCTTCGAAAGCCTCGAGGCCGCCAGAGAGTACCTCACCGACTACGTGCATTGGTACAGCACCGACCATAAACACTCCGGCATCGCCTTGTTCTCACCAGCACAAGTCCACGACGGATCCTGGAAAGAGCTCTGGAACCAACGTGACAAAACCCATCAGGAATACTACGAACAAAACCCAGGAAGGTTCCGCCAACGACCCACCACACCAGCCCCAGCCCAACACGTAGGGATCAACCTCCCCAAACCCGAAGAACCCCAAAAAATAGCCTAG
- a CDS encoding type IV toxin-antitoxin system AbiEi family antitoxin domain-containing protein produces MDTNNLEQRLNKAWPWTAPLATTTELANAGFGDRALASALNHGLVFRLRRGAYVRAAKIVKLCGVTRLFFGVLRVWGG; encoded by the coding sequence ATGGACACAAACAATTTGGAACAGAGGCTTAACAAGGCTTGGCCGTGGACAGCTCCACTGGCGACGACAACAGAACTTGCCAACGCAGGTTTTGGCGACCGCGCACTGGCGTCCGCGCTCAATCACGGTCTGGTATTTCGGTTGCGCCGGGGCGCGTATGTGCGGGCAGCGAAAATTGTCAAGCTGTGTGGAGTCACTAGGCTATTTTTTGGGGTTCTTCGGGTTTGGGGAGGTTGA